AACAGAAAGactaaaaaattttctttttttcttccaatGTATGTGAGAGGATGTTTAAAGAAATTTATACTTGAACTGCAGTTAACTTAAGAAACTTATAATttgattttacataataaaaatttgatttttcTAGGTTTATCTTTACTCTTTGATATAGAGACCTCCTCCATAATTACAGTAATTGAATGCTTGATCTTTCTATTGAAGCCAAAAATACATCCCAACTGAACTAAGCATGGCAAATCTGTGAGACCAGACACAAGAAGGCACTGATTGCCCATAAACCCAACCAAGTATCTGACTCAAACCTTTTTTCTGAAACTGAGTAGAGTTCTGGAATGAAAGGGAATATTCAGATAGGAAAAAGGGTGCAGTCCATCATATCAAGAAACCCAAACAAAGTTGGGTGGATGCACATCCTTGCTTTGTAGATTTCAACCTATCAATCAATCTTTTGATCCAATGATAGTTACTGCTCATAATTATCAAGTGTCAGTGTAAACCATCACCAAAACTGGCAACTTTTGCACATGAGGAAACAGGGGGAAAAGCTCAGGAAGCACATCCTTCTACATGGATAACATAAAGGAAAAGAAGATGGGACTGTCAATTGGAGAGTGAGCTTGAAAAGTAGAAACAAGACCAAAGTTGTCAACCTGGCTTTTGTTGGATTGGAAGCAGTAAACTGACAGATACAAAGGCTACAGTTTCATCTCCTCTTCATATTATTCTCTCTCAAggaattctacttcttcttcttcttcttcttcttcttcttcttcttcttcttcttcttcttcttcttcttctctcaagcacaatatcttttcctttccactTGTGGTGTTCTACATCAACTTACACAAGTTGCATTGTGACTGCTTTATCATTTGATGGGAATTTAAGGTAAGCCTTTGTGAGCCACAAAATTGTAATCCTGAAAGGATATGATTTGCACAATTTGTCCTCTGCCCTAAACATGCTTATACCAAATTCTGAAGAAGTTAGAGAAGCAATTGCCATAAGAATTCTTCACATGAATATTGCTAGAAGAAAATTAACAGACCTCACTGCAAAATATGTTTCAGTATCCACCATGTCAGTGTTGCTCCATTAAAGGTAGATTCAattctcatcctcctcctccaaaTCCTCTCCATTTATGGAGCTTGCCAAGAAAGATGAGTGTCAGATACTGTGCCATCATCACCAACTTATTGTCCTCAATTTTATCTTGAGATACCTGTTCCCTGTGGCCAAGTTCAGAATTTCTAGAATGCAAGTGTTTCATTTAATGCCTTTCATTCATTTCATCTCCATCAAACTATATTGGACCAGGAAAAAGATTCACTGcccctctctctcctttttttctctctcccttATCTCCTTTATTGAGGTGGCAAAGTTATGGTGCAGAAGGCAGAGAGGGACATGTGGCTGCTGTTCTCTTAAATAATTGGACCAGTTCCTGCTCCATGCCAGGTTTCAAGTACCAATAAATTTGACCTAAATCTAACAACAAAACAGACCTGTAAGGTTCCACATGTCAGGACAACACTGTGCACATTTCCCACCCATTTCAGATCTTGGCTCAGGTGTTATACTTGAAATGTTGTCCTCCTTTGTCTTAGAATTTTCACCAGCTGTATTGTTCCTGCATTCAAACAGGGGGGGTCGCAGCTGAACAGCTTATGATTCACAGGACAAAAGAGGAACAAAAACAAGAACACAAACCAAGATGATCAAGGAGGATGAATCAGGGTTTGGGGACTTCTATGAGGAAGTGACATGCATGCATCTATCTGGGTTTTAATTAGTCCTGCTGAGGGCACATTGTGTCGATTAAAATTATGTTTAACTGAACCAACTTTCTAAGATTAAGGAAGAATAAGCTGCCCATCGCAAGCATCATAGAGACATTGATGATGCTTGGGTTGCTCCATGAAGAAGAACAAGTTACCAACTTAAAAAATTACCTAATCTAATATAGCCATCTGATTGAACTCACCCTCTGTTGACTTGAGAAATGGAGCCAAATAAAAATAAGATGTGTCAACATTTACATATTCTTGTTGTTGCCTCTTATCCAAAGTGATTTGAGGAATATATGCTCCAGCAAGAATGTTAATTTGGATGCAGACCACagacagtgtcagaaactgaagtTGCAGTAACAAATTTGAAGTGCAGCTGTTCAGACACATCATCTTgatacatattgaaataatggccATAACCAGAATCACAATTCTAGTCAGATGAACCATGCCATCAGAGATTTGAGAATTGATTGTGGTTATAGATAAATGACTTTGTATTTTCTTTGTTTGCAATTATCCACCAAACACTAAATATTCCAACCACATATAGCAGAATAAAGCTGATGGAAGATGCCATACAGGTCATTTGGACATAATATTACAGGCTATGACATTGATGGAACCAATGAAAACCCAAAGTTTAACATAAATGTCTGAATTTTCCAATCTACAAAATGTACTGAAAAGCTAATATGTCCAATTTTTAGAGCATGTTTGCTCTAAGAGAATGGTATTAGATCAGGTTGTATTGTATCTCTCTAACACTGAGCCACGATCTCTGGCCTTTTATAGATGATGTTCTACAATTCTTACTAGTCCAAAAATACTGGTGTATATCAAATAGAACAAGAGAAATATAAGTACGCAAAGGCGCTATGAATTGGTTGCCTGGACACATTCTCCTTGCTTGAAGTAGTCATAACTTTTCAACTGGAAATCCAATCACAGGATTTATTTCCGATGCCAGCGCACGAAGCTCCTCGATTTCTTGTTCTGTGAGTCTCCACCCTAGAGCACCTGCAAACTGTGTTGCCTGTTCAGCATTTTTGGCACCTGGGATGGGCACAACATTGTCCTGAGCTATCAACCAGTTCAGAACCACCTGTAGGAAAGATCCACAAGTTCACCAACTCCTTCTTTGAGCAACAAATTAGCAtgtgttttctttttctattatgATCCATAATGTGTAACCTTAAAGCTGAatgatgtttttattttcttaaatgcaGAGAAGTTGAGCATGTGCAGAACCACATTATCTACTGCAATGTTTGTACTAACTAACCTTTCTTCCGAATATTAATCGTTCTTGATGAAAACAGGACTTAATTTATATCAAAAAATGACAATATCTGGATGTAACTTCAATACATCAAAAAAGTTGCAGCAGCTTTAAGAGAAACATGAAGGGACCTGTGTGGGAGTTTTCCTATAATTTTGTCCAACCTCCTCAATTCTTGTCACCAGAGGTTGCAGCTGTAAACAACTTCAAAAGTTCATACATGATTTCAACAATGATAGAAATGTAACTGCAAAAGTTCATGCCTTTTTGAGGAACTCTGGAGTATAGATTCGGCCTCGAGGGCCAGTTGGAGGATTCTCTGGCGTGTACTTTCCTGTCAGAGCACCTGAAAAGGACCCAAAGTTGGACATGAGAGCTAAAAGTAATTCTACAATAATTCCTCAGATGAATGCCATTCTTTGAACGATTAATATCAGTTCGAAAACTGTTATAACACAAACTAGGGAAATGTTTTTTCTGCTTCCTCATCGAGATATAATAGAACAGGAAATGACCGAAATGGAAGTCTCCTCAAGTTCACCACCTATGGCCACAAGAGCCTGATTTGTGATTGTTATGATCTATCAGAGGATGACAACTTTGTTagaggaggaaaagaaagaagaagaagagcatatatcgatcgaatttagcatcacatatataatccataattatcaacatGTGCATTAATATTAACAAATATTTGAAGAATTCCATGCTCTGTTCACAGCAGAAAGACATCAAATACTTGACTAAATCATGCCTTGAGCGATAGGAGAATACGCAATCAAAGTAATCCCCAGTTCATCACAAGTGGCCTTAACGCCGTTCTCTTCTGGAATCCTGTATATAAGGCTGTAGTTTACTTGGTTTGAAGCTAGTGGAATTCCCCGCTTCTTGAGTTGATTGTAAGCATCCCTAAGACGCCTTTCTGGTGCAATGAATGAAACAAGACTAATGAATATGCCAGTCAACGAACCAGTAAAATTCCTCGAGGAAAAGCACATTATATTAGTCAGGTCGGAGAACAGACCGCTGTAGTTGGAGACCCCGACGGCCTTTACGAGGCCCTGCTCGACAGCATCTCCGAGGCCATCAATGTATCCTAAATCAAGTTCCAAAATACCGATTTAATCATGAAATGGGTTGGGGTTACACGAGAATGAGATCAACTACCTTTGTTCCCCCAGATTCCAGGCCTGAAAATGACCAACGATGAGCATGTTAGCGATCATGTAACCTCACAAGTATCAGAAAATAGCATCAGGAACAGGCTGATAAGCAGACCAATGGAGTTGGTAGAGTTCCACCGAAGAAACACCGAGACGGGAGAGCGAATCCTTTAGAGCAGAGAGCACGCTCCCCCGGCCTAACCTCCATGGTAAAGCTGCAAACTTTGTCGCAACAGCGACCTCAACAGCTTCTTTCTGCTGCCTTT
The DNA window shown above is from Musa acuminata AAA Group cultivar baxijiao chromosome BXJ2-4, Cavendish_Baxijiao_AAA, whole genome shotgun sequence and carries:
- the LOC103982231 gene encoding uncharacterized oxidoreductase At1g06690, chloroplastic: MALQVNGAGFSLLRWRRGGALRTRAVASESVATTREEVEKVKLGGSDLTVTKLGIGAWSWGDTAYWNDLQWDDRKLKAAKAAFDTSIDGGITFFDTAEVYGAGVMGAVNSETLLGRFIKERQQKEAVEVAVATKFAALPWRLGRGSVLSALKDSLSRLGVSSVELYQLHWPGIWGNKGYIDGLGDAVEQGLVKAVGVSNYSERRLRDAYNQLKKRGIPLASNQVNYSLIYRIPEENGVKATCDELGITLIAYSPIAQGALTGKYTPENPPTGPRGRIYTPEFLKKLQPLVTRIEEVGQNYRKTPTQVVLNWLIAQDNVVPIPGAKNAEQATQFAGALGWRLTEQEIEELRALASEINPVIGFPVEKL